In Ruania alkalisoli, the DNA window GCACCGGTGAGCAACGCCGTCAGAGTCAGCAGCAGCCACCGGGTGCGCGGTACGTGCACGCCGAGGGAGGTGGCTGCCGTGTCGCCGAAGGCGAAGGCGTCCAGGCTGCGCCCGTGCGCGAGCACCAGCGCCCCGATGATCACGACGGCGGCCCCTGAGATGGCCACGGACGTCCAGGTGGCCGCTGCGAGGGAGCCCATCAGCCAGTTGATGATCTCCCGGTAGGAGTCACCCTGGGCGGTGGAGAAGATCACGAAGGAGACCAGCGCCGAGCAGGCCTGGGCCACGGCGATCCCGGCCAGGATGGTGCGTGCCGGTGTGAGCCGGCCACCGATCCCGGCCAGGGCGAGTGTGGCGCCGAGGGCGAGGAGGGCGCCGGCGAAGGCAGCGATGGGCAGGGCGATGGCGACGCCCAGCAGCAGTACCGCCACAGCACCGAGTGCGGCTCCGGAGGAGACCCCGAGCAGATACGGATCGGCCAGCGGGTTGCGGGTGATCGCCTGCATCACCGCACCGCACAGCGCCAGGCCCGCGCCGACGCAGGTCGCGGTGAGCAGCCGGGGGGCGCGCCCCTGCCACACGATCGCGTCGCGGATGGTGGTGAGCGGGTTCTCGGCCGGGGTGATCGGGACACCGCGCTCGGCGAGCCAGGTGAGGCTGTGGTGCCAGGCGCTGCCGAGCACGTCGGCCGGGGTGATCGCCGCCGGGCCGATGGTCAGCGCGATCAGCACCGACCCCAGCAACAGGCCGAGCCCGAGCAGGATCCATAGGCCTAGGCTTCCGCGTCCCGGGGTGGGCGTAGGCGGTCGGGGATCCGTGGGCGCCGGGGCAGCGATGGCCGGAGCCACCCCCTCCTCGCGCACCGGGGCGGACCGGCGATCCTCGGAGGTTCGCCGGTCCGTCCTGGTGGTGCCGGGGCTGGTCACGCGCCCGCCATCGCCTGTTCCAGCTCGGCCAGTTGAGCGGCGAGGTCTGCCGCGGCACCGACGCTGCGCATCCCGGCCTCACTGGCCGGGAACGGCACGATCAGGTAGCGCTCCTCCTGGACTGCTGGCAGCACGGCAGTGGTGGGGGTGGACTCGAGCACCTCGATCTTGTGGTCGGCGGTGTTCCAGGCGGAGTCCACGAGCACGATCACGTCGGGGTTCGCATCGGCGATCGCCTCCCACGAGGCGGAGGTCCAGGTCTCCTCGGTTCCGGCCATGATGTTGGTGAGCCCGGCGGTCTCCATCAGCAGCTGCGGGGCACCGATCCCGGCGCCGACGAAGGGAGTGTCCGAGCCGGAGGAGTACCACAGTGCCGTGAGCCCGGCGTCGGAGGCCTCGATCTGGTCGAGCTGGGTTTGCTGGCCGGCCACCAGATCGGCGGCCGCCTCGGGAGCGCCGAGCAGATCGCCGGCCTCCGTGATCGAGGCGAAGACGTCCTCGAAGGTGAGCGGGTTGGGCTGATACTCGGGCTCCTGGCAGGCGGCGGGGGAGACATAGGTGGCGATGCCGAGCTGCTGCAGGTCGGCTCGCTCACCGGCGCCGTCGGCGGAGAAGTTTGACTCCCAGCCGGCGAACACGAAGTCCGGCTCGGTCTCCAGCACCACCTCTTCGGACGGCGCCCGTTCGGCCAGGACCGGAACGTCGGCGCCCGCTTCAGACAGGTTCTCGGGGAGGGGGCCGTCGGAGAATGCGGTGCCGACGAGGCGGTCTCCCAGACCGAGGGCGATGACCATCTCCGTGGAGGTCGACTTGATCGTCACGATCCGCTCCGGCGCCTCAGTCACGGTGACTTCGGTGCCGCAGTTGTCGACCGTGACGGGGTAGGTGCTTACGTCAGCGGTGGTGGCGCTGGAACCGGTGGACTCGTCAGGCTCAGGGCCGTCGGCGGAGGCGTCCGGTGAGCAGGCGGCAAGGGCAAGGATGAGGGGGACGCACGCGAGTGCGGATCGGGTCGACGGCACGGCAGGGACTCCTGGGCAGGCAGAGGTCAGATGGTGCGCGGGACCCTCCGGCCAGATCGGGCCGGTCGACCCGGGACAAGTCAGTCCCGGGGTGTCCGTACCGGACAGTCTAGCGCTACTGATCTTCCGCGGGAGGTGGCGCCGTCGCGGGCGCACCCTCTCACGTGGGGTGCCTTGCTACAGCGTGTCGCAGACCGTGCCCCAGTTCGTGTGACCGAAGGTGGTCTTGCGCCAGAACGAGGCGGCATAGTGGTCATAGCCGGTGGGGGTCGACCAGGACCTGGTCTGCCCGGATCCGAATGTCCACGACACCGACGTGTCGACGGTGGTGCCCGTGCCACAACCGCTCGACGACGAACGCTCGTACAGCCGCAGGAATCCGGTCGGGCTGGAGGAGCCGTGGTAAGTGAACGAGTAGTTCACGTAGCTTCCGGATCGGCTCAGGCAGATCGTTCCCGGCCCGGAGGTGCCTGCACAGGCCGAGGCCATCGCCGAGTAGGTGGCGGTCGTGCGGTTCTGTGTCGACGGGGACTGAGAAATGCTTGTCGTCTCCGTACAGTCCTCGGTGCGTTCGACCACCGGAACGGTCAATCCGGCAGGACCCCCCCGCTCCTCTGGCACAGTGGTGTGCCTGATGTCCATCGAAACGAGCTCACACCCGCGTGCGGCCGAGTCGGCCGCCCAGTCCGTGGTGCGAACCTCCTCCTCGAGTGCGTCTGCCCATTCGTTCCACTCGGCATCCGTGGACTCTGCATCCGGAGCCTCGTGCACTTCCGTGTCGGGTGCGAGTTCCTCGGCACCGGCCGAGGAACTGCTGATGATGACCGAACTGGCGATCAGCGCGACGCCGGCGGCCATGACGGTGAGCGCACGCGTTCGGTGGGTGGTCGATGACTGCACGGGGATGCCTCCGGGTGATGGGTCGGGCGGAGGCGATCAGGTCACCAGTGCGGCCGCCTCCCAGCGTGATCTGATCGTGACACAAAACTCATGTGTAATCACCCCCTGGGTGCCGGACATGTATAGGTGTAAGGGACGGGGAGGAGGCGGATGAAGGCCGGCCCGGAGGGGCGGTTCGAGGCTCTCTACTGGGAGAATCACCGTGAGTTGCTGGCCTTCATCCGCCGCCGCACAGAGGCGGAGGCCGAGGACATCGTGGCCGAGACGTTTGTGGTGGCATGGCGCCGTATCGACGACGTGCCGGAGAACGCACGGCCATGGTTGTTCGGCGTGGCCCGCAACGTGCTGCGTAATCACCTACGAGCGCAGAACCGCCAGACGCTGCTGAAAGTACGGATCGATCGACAACCGGAGGACCCGCAGACCGACCTGGCTACAGCCATCGCCGCGCGACACGACCTGGCTGCGGCCTGGAACAGGCTCACCAGTGCCGAGCAGGAAGTCATCTCGCTCGTCGCGTGGGACGAGTTCAGCAACGACGAAGCCGCGACCGTGCTCGGATGCGCGAAGTCGACGTTCGCGGTGCGGCTGTTCCGCGCCAGGCGTCGGCTGCTGCACCTGCTCAACCGCACCACCGTCGAAGGGGGATCGACATGAGCGAGAAGTCGACGCTACTGCGCGCAGTCGGCGCCCTGAAGCCGTCAGAACGGGACGTGAGCGAGTCCGAGTCCCGCGCTCTGCTGGAACAGGTGAATCTCCGCATCTCCGAGGGGGCGACCTCTGCTGAGGAGGCGCGCCGACTGACGCCGTACCAGCCGCCGGTCGCGACTCGCCGTCTCCTTGCCGGTGCGGCGGCCACGGCTCTCGTCGCCGTGGGGGCGATCACTGTCAGCAACTACGACACCGCCCCCGCCTATGCCGGCTGGACTTCCACGCCAACTGAGATCGCCTCGTCGGATGTCGATGTCATGGCTCAGATCTGCCCGCCGGAGATTCCTGGGCCGGGTCCGGATGCGGAGATGATCCCGGTCAGTCCATTGCTTGCTGAGGAGCGAGGGCCGTACCGGATGATGCTCTCGCTCGGTGACGGCGATTCCTACCAGGTCTGCCTGACCTTGCCGGATGAGGACTCGAGCCAGGGGTACTACCCGGTGGCCATGGGATCCGTTCCCGGCCCAGGAAACGTGACGTGGCCGGCAGAGGACGATGGCGCGCTGCTGCTCGATGCGGGCACGTACACGCCGCCGATCAACAGTGATCCGGTCACCCTGGCTGTGGGCACTGCTGGATCTGATGTGGAAGCCCTGACGCTGCACACCTCCGAGGGGAGCTTCGTCGAGGCGACGGTGATGGATGGATGGTGGATCGTCTGGATCCCGGGCGAGGTATCGATCGGAGACTCGGCCTCGGTCGTCACGAGCGAGGGCACAGCGATGGACGTGATCCTCGAAAGTCCGCACACGTAAGAGGTCGTGCCCGAGAATGGGCTCCAGCATCTCCGGCCTGTCCGCCTCCTTCCGGTCGCATGCTCGGTAGTGAGGCGGCGCGGTATCGGGGGACTCGTCTCAGGGCGGTGCTCGGCCGCTACGCGAATGTCGGGCAACGTGTGAAGATCGGAGCATGAGCACACAGCCACGCGCCGTGGTGACCGGCGCCTCCACCGGGATCGGGGCCGCCACGGTGGCCGAGTTACGCAGTCGGGGCTACGCCGTCGTGGCGACTGCCCGGCGTGAGGATCGCCTGCGGGCGCTGGCCGCGGAGACCGGCTGCGAGTATGTGGCTGCCGATCTCACCGAGGCTGACGACGTTGCCCGCCTGGTCGCGACGGTGGCCGCAGGTGGTCCGCTGACAGCTTTGGTGAACAACGCCGGCGGAGCGAGGGGCGCCGACCCGGTCGAACGCGGCGACGTGGCCGACTGGGAGGAGATGTACCGGATCAACGTGCTCGCCACGTTGCGGGTGACGCAAGCGCTGCTGCCTGCGTTGCGGGCCGACGGCGGGGGAGACGTGCTCGTCCTGACCTCGACCGCTGCGCACGACACCTACCCGGGTGGTGGCGGGTACGTGGCCGCCAAGCACGCCGAACGGATCATCGCCAACACCCTCCGGCTCGAGCTTAACGGCGAACCGATCCGGGTGATCGAGATCGCGCCCGGCATGGTCAGGACCGAGGAGTTCTCCCTCAACCGCCTCGGTGACGCCGGTGCAGCCGACGCCGTCTACGAGGGTGTGGAGAACCCGCTCACCGCCGACGACATCGCCGATGCCATCGCCTGGACCCTCACCCGGCCGCGGCACGTGAACATCGACTCCATGACGATCCGCCCGGTGGCACAGGCCTCCAGCACGCAGGTCGCCCGGCACACCGGGCTCTGAGAACGCCCGCTCTGAACACGCCTGCTCTGAACACGCCTGCTCTGCGGTGTCAGTGCTCGGCCACCTCAGTGATCCCTGGCCAGCACCCGCAGTGCGGTCGCCGGGTCGTCGGTGCACAGCGAATCCGCCCCCAGGTCAGCGATCTCGCCCATCCGGTCCGGGTCGTTCACGGTCCATACCCACGCCTCGAGCCCGCGGGACCGGATCGCCTGCACATCGCTCGCCGTCAGGTTGCGCTCCCACACCGACACCCCACCTGAGCCTGCACGCAGCGCAAAGGCGACGGCGTCCTCCAACGTCCCGACCCGTTCCAGCATCTCGGCCACGGTGGCCTCCGCCTCCGGTCGGTGAGCACGGACCTGAGCGAGCAGTTCGGACTCGTTCCCCTCATGCCCAAGGCTCAGCGGGTACGCCGCCAGACCGGGCACCAGGTCGGTCAGGCGGGCGAGCGCCTGCCAGTGCCCTCCGGAGGCGAACCAGTGCACGTGCGGGTGGTGCGCCGTCACGGTGGCTACTGCATCGATCGCGGTCGGATCCTTGATCTCGACATTGACCACGGCCGCCGACCCGACGAGGTCCAGTACCTCGTCCAAGGTCGGCACATGCTCCCCGCCACCGGCGTCCACCCGTGCCAGCTCTGCCTCACTGCGAGCCCCCACGGGTCCGGTGGCTGAGGTGGTCCGGTCCAGCGTGTCGTCGTGAATCACCACCGGCACCCCGTCCGCGCTCAGGTGCACGTCCAGCTCGACGCCCTCCACCCCGAGCTCCAGCGCCCGGGAGAACGCGGCGAGGGTGTTCTCCGGCAGTTCTGCACTGGCACCCCGGTGGGCGTAGATCTTCACGCTGGATACCCTCCTCGTCGGCGACCGCGAGAGCGCGGCCCACCTCGACAGGGTAGATCGGCCGGGTGCCGACCGGGTGAACGTGGCGCGAACACTCGCGGACCGAAGTGACCAGGCCCGAACCGGAAATCCGGTGACCGGACGTGGTGAGGCCGATACGGTCTGCGGATGGACGCCGTCCCTCCACGCCCTGCGCAGAGTGTGCTCTGGCCACCCGCCGGTCTGCGGGTGCGTGCCGCCGACCTGGAGCTGCGCTACCTCGACGACGAGCTGCTGCACCAGTTGGCTGCGCTGGCGTCGCGCGGCGTCCATGCACCCGAGGCGATGCCGTTCATGGTGCCCTGGACCCGGGGCACGCCGGAGGAGGTCGCGCGCAGTGTGCTGCGTTACCAGTGGCAGGCACGGGCGCAGATGAGTCCGGATGCCTGGGGTCTGGAGCTGGCGGTCCTGCATCGAGGCACCCCGGTCGGGATCCAGGCGGTCGGGGGGAAGGATGTGCCGACGACCCGTGTGCTCGGCACCGGCTCCTGGCTGGGCCGAGAACTTCACGGGCAGGGGATCGGCACCCGGATGCGCGCGCTGGTGCTGCACCTGGCCTTCGACGGGTTCGGGGCGGACGTCGCGCGCACCGAGGCGTGGGTGGACAACGCCGCCTCGAACGGCGTCTCCCGGCGGCTCGGGTACCGCGAGAACGGGTGCAGCCGCGAGGTTCGGGAAGGAGCCGCCGTCGAGCACCGTGCCTACCGCCTCGACCGGGCGGACTGGGAAGCGCACCGGGTCGCCCACCCCGAACTCCACCCGGGTGAGGTGACGTACGAGGGACTGGACGCCGTCCGGGACTTCCTGCACCTCACCTGAGCTGCCGTTCTCACGCGGTGAACCCAAGGCGGCCGTGGCATCCTGAGGCTGCGGGTGACCCCCGCCGCACAAAGGAGAGTCGATGACGATTCTGACCAGCGCCGCAGACCCGGCGAGCTCGGAGTTCACCACCAACGACGCGACCCAGCGCGCCCTGGCAGCCGAGCTGACCGAACGGCTCGCCAGGGTAGCCCGCGGGGGGCCGGAGCGGTCTCGGCAGCGGCACACCGACCGGGGCAAGCTGCTGCCGCGGGATCGGATCACCACCCTGCTCGACCCCGGCAGCCCGTTCCTGGAGATCGCGCCACTGGCGGCCTGGGATCTCTACGACGGTGAATGCCCGGCTGCCGGAGTGGTCGCCGGCATCGGCATGGTCCACGGCAGGCAGGTGCTCGTGATCGCCAACGACGCCACCGTCAAGGGCGGCACGTACTACCCACTCACGGTCAAGAAGCACCTGCGCGCCCAGCAGATCGCCCTGGAGAACCAGCTCCCGTGCCTGTACCTCGTCGACTCAGGCGGCGCCTACCTGCCGATGCAGGACGAGGTCTTTCCCGATGAGCAGCACTTCGGGCGCATCTTCGCCAACCAGGCCCGCATGTCCGCCGCCGGGATCCCGCAGCTGGCCGCCGTGCTCGGGTCCTGTACTGCAGGCGGCGCCTATGTGCCCGCCATGAGCGACGAGACCGTGATCGTGGGCGGCCAGGGCACGATCTTCCTGGGCGGTCCGCCGCTGGTGAAGGCAGCCATCGGAGAAGAGGTCAGCGCCGAGGATCTCGGCGGCGGGGAACTGCATGCCCGTACGTCCGGGGTGGTGGACCACCTGGCTGACGACGACGCCCACGCCCTGCGGATCCTGCGCGACATCGTCGCCACCCTGCCGCCACCGCCGCCGCGGGTGTGGGACGTCGCTCCACCGCGAGAACCCGCAGTGCGGGCCGACGAGATCTACGGGGTGGCGCCCACCGACCTGCAGGCGGCCAGCGACCCGCGCGAGGTCATCGCCCGTCTCGTGGACAGTTCCGAACTGCAGGAGTTCAAGGCCGCCTACGGCACCACCCTCGTGACCGGATTCGCCCGCATCCACGGTCATCGGGTGGGCATCGTGGCCAATGACGGCGTGCTGCTGAGCGAGTCGGCACTCAAGGGCACCCACTTCATCGAGCTGTGCGACCAGCGCGGCATCCCGCTGCTGTTCCTGCAGAACATCTCCGGCTTCCTCGTGGGCCGCGAGGCCGAAGCGGGCGGTATCGCCAAACACGGCGCGAAGATGGTCACCGCCGTGGCCACCACCCGGGTCCCGAAACTGACCGTGATCACCGGCGGATCCTTCGGTGCCGGCAACTACTCTATGTGCGGACGTGCCTACGGGCCCCGGTTCCTGTGGATGTGGCCCGGAGCGCGGATCTCGGTGATGGGCGGACGTCAGGCCGCCGCCGTGCTCGGCACCGTCCGCGCCGACCAGGCCGCTTCCCGCGGCGAGGACTGGCCCGCCCACGAGCGGGAGGCGTTCGAGGCACCGATCCGTGAGCAGTACGAGCGCCAGGGCAACCCGTACTACGCCACCGCGCGGCTGTGGGACGACGGCATCATCGACCCCGCCCAGACTCGCACCGTGCTCGGGCTCGCGCTGGACGTGTGCTCTCGCGTGCCGCTGCCCGATCTGTCCGAATCTCGCTTCGGCATGTTCCGGATGTGAAGGGAGCCTCCGTGTTCACGTCCGTCCTCATCGCCAACCGCGGCGAGATCGCCATCCGCATCGCCCGCACGCTCCGGCGGATGGGAATCCGTTCCGTCGCCGTGTACTCCGACCCCGACGACGGCGCAGCGCACGTCCGGGCCGCCGACCTCGCCGTCCGGATCGGACCCGCTCCGGCGGCACAGTCGTACCTGGATGTGGCCGCGATCATCGAGGCTGCGCGCCGGACCGGAGCCCAGGCCGTGCACCCTGGGTACGGCTTCCTCAGCGAGAGCCCGGAGCTTGCGCGCGCCTGCGCCGACGCCGGGCTGGTGTTCATCGGGCCGGGCCCGGCGGCACTGGAACTGATGGGCAGCAAGATTCGGGCGAAGGCGCACGTCGCCGAGGCGGGTGTGCCGGTGATCGAGGGGGTCAGCGAACTGGACGAGGACCTCCTCACCGCAGCGGCGCACCTGGGCCCGCCCTTGCTCGTCAAACCCTCCGCTGGCGGCGGTGGGAAAGGGATGCAGGTTGTCCGCGACCTCACCGATCTACCGGAGGCGCTCGCGACTGCCCGTCGCATCGCCCGCGCGGCCTTCGGGGATGAGGCGCTGCTGGTGGAACGGTTCGTCGACGCCCCCCGCCACATCGAGATCCAGGTGCTGGCCGACGCCCACGGCCACGTCCTGAGCCTGGGCGAGCGGGAGTGCTCGCTGCAACGCCGCCATCAGAAGGTCATCGAGGAGGCTCCCTCACCGTTGCTGACCGAGACCACCCGGCAGCGGATGAGCGATGCCGCGGTCGCCGTGGCCGAGAGCGTGGGGTACCAAGGCGCCGGAACGGTGGAGTTCCTCGTGCCCGCCGCGAACCCGGACGCCTTCGCCTTCATGGAGATGAACACCCGCCTCCAGGTGGAGCACCCCGTCACCGAAGCGGTCACGGGTCTGGACCTGGTGGAGTGGCAGGTGCGCATCGCCGCCGGCGAACCGTTCGAGCCGGACCTGGACCGGGCGGTGGAGGGACATGCGATCGAGGCGCGGATCTACGCCGAACGTCCGGACTCCGGCTTCCTCCCGGCGACCGGAACCGCCGCAGTGGTGCGCTGGCCGGACGAGGTGCGCGTCGATCACGCACTGACGGAGGGCACGGTGGTCGCAACCGAGTACGACCCGATGCTGGCGAAGGTGATCGCCCACGCTGACACGCGTGCCGACGCCCTGGCGCGGCTGGACCGGGCGCTCGCGGACACCGTGATCTTCGGGGTCGAGACGAACGTGGACTACCTGCGGCGGCTGCTGGCCCACCGGGACGTACGCGCCGGCACCGCCGACACGACGTTGCTGGACGGGCTCACCATCACCCAGCAGCACACGCCGGACGAGGCACTGATCGCTGCAGCCCTGGCGCGGCATGCACACGCCTGGACGGACGAGCTCTGGCGCCGGCCGTCAGGATGGCGGCTCGGTGCCGACCAGCCCGTCATCTATGCCTTCGCTGCGGGCACCGTCTCAATATCCGGCCCTCCGGAGCGCGCGCTGGTCGCGGTCGGGGACACAACCGACGGCCTGCAGCGACTCTGTGCCATATCTGGCACGGTGTCGCTGCAGGCCGTCAGTTCGTGTGCGCTGGTCCTCGACGGCATGAGCACTGGTGTGGACGTGTTGCTCGCGCCGGCCGCCACCTGGGTGCGGTGGGATGGCCGGACGTGGGGTCTCGATCACCACGATCCGGACGCGAGCACCGCGATGTCGGCAGGGGTGAGCGACCCCCAGCTGCGCACCCCGATGCCGGGGACCGTGGTTGCCGTGCACGCCGCTGCTGGCGACTGGGTCGAGGCAGGAGACCGCATCGTCACGGTCGAGGCGATGAAGATGGAATTCCCGCTGCGCGCCGGCCGCGCCGGTACGATCACCATCGACGTCGTCGTCGGTGACCAGGTCACATCCGGCCAGGTGCTCGCCGCCGTCACCGGCCCTGAGGGTTCACAAGACCCGCGAGGGCCGAGCGCAACGATCCACAAGATCTGACGAAGGAGTCACGCTCATGCCGTACGGCTTCACCCCCGAGCACCTCGCGCTCGCCGAGAAGGTCCGCACGTTCGCCGACACCGTGGTGCGCCCCGCCGCCTACGACTGGGACACCCGGCGGGAACTGCCGCTGGATGTCATTGCCGAGATGGGCCGGATGGGCCTCTTCGGACTTCCCCTGCCGCCGGAGTACGGGGGCACCGGCGCCGACTACACCGCGTTCTGCCTCGCCGTGGAGCAGATCGCCCGTGTCGACCAGTCGCTCGCCGTCACCCTCGAGGCCGGGATCGGACTCGGTGCCATGCCGGTGCTGCGGTTCGGCACCGAGGAGCAGAAACGGCAGTGGTTGCCCAGTCTCGCCACCGGGCAGGCGCTCGCCGCTTTCGGACTCACCGAAGCCGGCTCCGGTTCGGACGCGAGCGGCACGCGCACCACGGCTGATCTCGCCAGTGGTGAGTGGGTGCTCAATGGCTCCAAGCAGTTCATCACCAACTCCGGCACGCCGATCACCACGCTCGTCACCATCACGGCTGTCACCGGTGAGCGCACTCGCGACGACGGCACCCGGGTACCGGAACTCTCAGCCTTCCTCGTGCCAGTCCCCAGTGAGGGACTGGTCGTCGGTCCCGCCTACGACAAGGTCGGCTGGCACACCTCCGACACTCATCCCCTCACGCTCACCGATGTCCACATTCCTGAGGAGAGTCTGCTCGGCGAACGCGGCCGCGGGTACGCCTATGCCGTCACCTGCCTCGACGAGGGCCGCATCGCTTTCGCCGCACTCTGTACCGGCGCTGCCCAAGGATGCCTGGAAGAGGCGATCCGGCACAGCCACGAACGGCAGGTGTTCGGACGAGCGCTGGAGGACAACCAGCACGTGGCTTTCATGATCGCCAGGATGCAGGCACGCGTGCACACCGCCCGGCTCGCGTGGGTGGAGGCGGCCCGGCTGATGGACGCGGGGGAGCGGTTCAAGATGGCCGCCTCGCTCGCCAAGCTCGTCGGTGCCGAGGCTGCCGTGGCCAATGCTCACGATGCCTCGCAGATCTTCGGCGGCTACGGTTTCCTCAACGAGAACCTCGTGGCCCGGCACTACCGGGACGCGAAGGTGCTGGAGGTCGGTGAAGGCACCACCGAGGTCCAGCTTGGAGTGATCGCCCGTGAGCTGGGCCTGACCGGCGCGGGCCTGACCCGCCGATAGCACCGGCCCGCTGGGCGACAGGGAGAGAGGGAGAACGATGGACACCCAGCCTGCGGAGCCGCTGCGCGAGGAGGTCCAGCGTGGCAAATACCTCGACGAGCTCGAGCTCGGGGTGCGCTACCGGCACGCCCCGGGCCGGACCATCACCGAGGCCGACGACGTGCTGTTCACCACCGCCACGATGAACCCACAGGCCCTGCACCTGGACGCCGCCTGGTGCGCGACGCAGCCGTTCGGCCGCCCGGTGGTGAACTCGATGTTCACCCTTGCCACAGTGGTGGGCCTCTCGGTCGGGCATCTCACCCAGGGCACGACCGTCGCCAATCTCGGCTTCGAGAACGTACGGTTCCCGGCCCCGATGTTCCACGGTGACACCCTCTATGCGCAGACGGTGGTGCTCGAGACCCGTGCTTCGGCGAGTAGGCCGGGGCAGGGCATCGCCCGGCTCGAGCACACCGGTCGCAATCAGGACGGCGTCATCACTGTCGTCGCGGTGCGGTCGGCGCTCATGTGGTACCGCCAGGCGCATGAGGCACGATCAGGCGGCGGGAATACCGGGGGTGAGCGCTCATGACGGCGCCAGGGCCCGCGAGGTCCGCAGCGGATCTGCCCGGACCTGCCCTGCTGTTCTGCCCCGCCGACCGACCCGACCGGTTCACCAAGGCGGCCGAGCGCGCGGACGGGGTGATCCTCGACTTAGAGGATGCTGTGGCTGCCGACGCTCGGGCGGC includes these proteins:
- a CDS encoding glycerophosphodiester phosphodiesterase — translated: MKIYAHRGASAELPENTLAAFSRALELGVEGVELDVHLSADGVPVVIHDDTLDRTTSATGPVGARSEAELARVDAGGGEHVPTLDEVLDLVGSAAVVNVEIKDPTAIDAVATVTAHHPHVHWFASGGHWQALARLTDLVPGLAAYPLSLGHEGNESELLAQVRAHRPEAEATVAEMLERVGTLEDAVAFALRAGSGGVSVWERNLTASDVQAIRSRGLEAWVWTVNDPDRMGEIADLGADSLCTDDPATALRVLARDH
- a CDS encoding putative F420-0 ABC transporter permease subunit → MAPAIAAPAPTDPRPPTPTPGRGSLGLWILLGLGLLLGSVLIALTIGPAAITPADVLGSAWHHSLTWLAERGVPITPAENPLTTIRDAIVWQGRAPRLLTATCVGAGLALCGAVMQAITRNPLADPYLLGVSSGAALGAVAVLLLGVAIALPIAAFAGALLALGATLALAGIGGRLTPARTILAGIAVAQACSALVSFVIFSTAQGDSYREIINWLMGSLAAATWTSVAISGAAVVIIGALVLAHGRSLDAFAFGDTAATSLGVHVPRTRWLLLTLTALLTGALVSVSGSIGFVGLVLPHVVRLLVGARHVRLLPLAALGGAVFLVWADTGARTIFEPSEVPVGILTAAIGAPVFAWLLLRNRGNS
- a CDS encoding putative F420-0 ABC transporter substrate-binding protein gives rise to the protein MPSTRSALACVPLILALAACSPDASADGPEPDESTGSSATTADVSTYPVTVDNCGTEVTVTEAPERIVTIKSTSTEMVIALGLGDRLVGTAFSDGPLPENLSEAGADVPVLAERAPSEEVVLETEPDFVFAGWESNFSADGAGERADLQQLGIATYVSPAACQEPEYQPNPLTFEDVFASITEAGDLLGAPEAAADLVAGQQTQLDQIEASDAGLTALWYSSGSDTPFVGAGIGAPQLLMETAGLTNIMAGTEETWTSASWEAIADANPDVIVLVDSAWNTADHKIEVLESTPTTAVLPAVQEERYLIVPFPASEAGMRSVGAAADLAAQLAELEQAMAGA
- a CDS encoding SDR family oxidoreductase, whose protein sequence is MSTQPRAVVTGASTGIGAATVAELRSRGYAVVATARREDRLRALAAETGCEYVAADLTEADDVARLVATVAAGGPLTALVNNAGGARGADPVERGDVADWEEMYRINVLATLRVTQALLPALRADGGGDVLVLTSTAAHDTYPGGGGYVAAKHAERIIANTLRLELNGEPIRVIEIAPGMVRTEEFSLNRLGDAGAADAVYEGVENPLTADDIADAIAWTLTRPRHVNIDSMTIRPVAQASSTQVARHTGL
- a CDS encoding carboxyl transferase domain-containing protein, whose protein sequence is MTILTSAADPASSEFTTNDATQRALAAELTERLARVARGGPERSRQRHTDRGKLLPRDRITTLLDPGSPFLEIAPLAAWDLYDGECPAAGVVAGIGMVHGRQVLVIANDATVKGGTYYPLTVKKHLRAQQIALENQLPCLYLVDSGGAYLPMQDEVFPDEQHFGRIFANQARMSAAGIPQLAAVLGSCTAGGAYVPAMSDETVIVGGQGTIFLGGPPLVKAAIGEEVSAEDLGGGELHARTSGVVDHLADDDAHALRILRDIVATLPPPPPRVWDVAPPREPAVRADEIYGVAPTDLQAASDPREVIARLVDSSELQEFKAAYGTTLVTGFARIHGHRVGIVANDGVLLSESALKGTHFIELCDQRGIPLLFLQNISGFLVGREAEAGGIAKHGAKMVTAVATTRVPKLTVITGGSFGAGNYSMCGRAYGPRFLWMWPGARISVMGGRQAAAVLGTVRADQAASRGEDWPAHEREAFEAPIREQYERQGNPYYATARLWDDGIIDPAQTRTVLGLALDVCSRVPLPDLSESRFGMFRM
- a CDS encoding acetyl/propionyl/methylcrotonyl-CoA carboxylase subunit alpha; this encodes MFTSVLIANRGEIAIRIARTLRRMGIRSVAVYSDPDDGAAHVRAADLAVRIGPAPAAQSYLDVAAIIEAARRTGAQAVHPGYGFLSESPELARACADAGLVFIGPGPAALELMGSKIRAKAHVAEAGVPVIEGVSELDEDLLTAAAHLGPPLLVKPSAGGGGKGMQVVRDLTDLPEALATARRIARAAFGDEALLVERFVDAPRHIEIQVLADAHGHVLSLGERECSLQRRHQKVIEEAPSPLLTETTRQRMSDAAVAVAESVGYQGAGTVEFLVPAANPDAFAFMEMNTRLQVEHPVTEAVTGLDLVEWQVRIAAGEPFEPDLDRAVEGHAIEARIYAERPDSGFLPATGTAAVVRWPDEVRVDHALTEGTVVATEYDPMLAKVIAHADTRADALARLDRALADTVIFGVETNVDYLRRLLAHRDVRAGTADTTLLDGLTITQQHTPDEALIAAALARHAHAWTDELWRRPSGWRLGADQPVIYAFAAGTVSISGPPERALVAVGDTTDGLQRLCAISGTVSLQAVSSCALVLDGMSTGVDVLLAPAATWVRWDGRTWGLDHHDPDASTAMSAGVSDPQLRTPMPGTVVAVHAAAGDWVEAGDRIVTVEAMKMEFPLRAGRAGTITIDVVVGDQVTSGQVLAAVTGPEGSQDPRGPSATIHKI
- a CDS encoding RNA polymerase sigma factor produces the protein MKAGPEGRFEALYWENHRELLAFIRRRTEAEAEDIVAETFVVAWRRIDDVPENARPWLFGVARNVLRNHLRAQNRQTLLKVRIDRQPEDPQTDLATAIAARHDLAAAWNRLTSAEQEVISLVAWDEFSNDEAATVLGCAKSTFAVRLFRARRRLLHLLNRTTVEGGST
- a CDS encoding GNAT family N-acetyltransferase, whose translation is MDAVPPRPAQSVLWPPAGLRVRAADLELRYLDDELLHQLAALASRGVHAPEAMPFMVPWTRGTPEEVARSVLRYQWQARAQMSPDAWGLELAVLHRGTPVGIQAVGGKDVPTTRVLGTGSWLGRELHGQGIGTRMRALVLHLAFDGFGADVARTEAWVDNAASNGVSRRLGYRENGCSREVREGAAVEHRAYRLDRADWEAHRVAHPELHPGEVTYEGLDAVRDFLHLT